The sequence tattaataaacaaaacatttggGTACCGTAAAACGGGATTATAAGGGACGGCGGGGCAAtcagggacaattttcgggaacatgttttttggacgattttttcaagaatatatgcgtctttgaagaaaaacacacaaaacagcttcctgtttaacatgaaaaggcagaattacattgaaaaaaaattcctgaaaattGCCCTTTATTACCccgccgtcccttataaccccgttttacggtagttttaaaatacaatgtaccgggcggcacggcggcctagtggttagcgcgcggaccagggttcaattccacccttggccatctctgtgtggagtttgcatgttctccccgtgcatgcgtaggttttctccgagtactccggtttcctcccacattccaaaaacatgctaggttaattggccactccaaattgtcatcaTATCCTTGGACATCGTTCCAAAGTAAACCTGTCTTGCAGGGCAGCCGTTTGATACAACACAACCATTGGGTAACGCCACGTCCAATGTCATCTGTTCCATCGTGTTTGGGAGCCGATTTGAATACGACGACGCTCACTTCACCACCATGGTGGAACGAGTCAAAGACAACTTACTTTTGACTGGATCCAAACAAATTCAGGTGAGGTTCTACGTACGGAAAGTTGTCCAaacgttagggttagggttatctcggccatctctttggggagtttgcatgcgtgggttttctccgggtacgccggtttcctcccacattccaaaaacatgctaggttaattggcgactccaaattgtccataggtatgaatgtgagtgtgaatggttgtttgtctatatgtgccctgtgaatggctggccaccagtccagggtctaccccgacagctgaatgaatgaatgttgtattctggtgttaaaccacgcCAAACCTTCAGATAATCCCCTGAAAAGACGCTCTGAacgctgactttttttttctgagtttCACAGCGGCTCACAGTGATGTCACACTGAGCCTCAGGAGAAGTCACCCGCTCTATGGGCTGTGCCCGGGTAAAAGCTGTAGGCCTGAAAAGCGCCccgaacagcaaaaatggaaaaagttggCATctaacaaaaagaagaaaagtgtcaaatttacgagaataaaatgaaaataagattttagtcgcataaagttgaaatattcaatacaaatgttattttaaagtgGTAATAATataccaaacaaacaaaagggtgaataaagttgtaatttttgggaaaatgggTTGCAAAAACAGCGAcattattattggaataaagtcaaaatatcatgggaataattGGAAAgttgtccaaacgttttccaaaaaatgacaactagTTTTTCATCATACCACCAATATCTATTCCAGCTTTACAACAACATTCCATGGCTGTTTAGCTGGGTTCAGGACCGGCAGATAGTTCTAAAGAACTTCCAGAAAAACATCCAGCACATGAAGGACCTGCTGGCCAAAGTGAAGGAGAACCTGAACCCTGAAGATTGCAGGGGCCTGGCGGACTGCTTCTTCATGCGCAAGCAAAAAGAGGTTTGTCGACTCTTTCAATGGAGTGCTGCTATATTTCTAATTTGATGTTAAATGTGTGGTCATTCTCGCTCCCCAAGGATCTATCTGATGAGCAGAACCACTTCAGTGAGGACAACATGGTTCAGGTCGTGCTCAACCTCTTTGCTGCAGGCACGGACACCACTTCCACCACACTAAGATGGGCCTTGCTATTGATGGTTAAATATCCCCTAATACAAGGTACTGCCGTTACAGGAGAGCCCAACaaagtctgcctagcaacaagtacaacctaacactcacattcacaagaGCAGGGTTAGCCAACGTGCGGCCCATCTGGTTATCCAATAGACTTGATATCCTCAATGAAGGAAAATGgaaatgattaaataaaataaaataattaaattattgaaccagtcatgatgtgctatacatatcactatattgacagttactatggtacccgttatgtcattgtatggtcatatcacctcgtacttctgtatgtgacaaaaaaaaacaaaacaaaaaacaacttcaactatattaggaaacaatatagtaacggttactgattgtaaaagtaccagatggaggggtaggaattaataagctttgcttcttcctactccttttggacatgtggaactgtgaactgattatgtgatgcattcaattgtaatctgatgtaaaaccattaccattaccattaccaccatCCAGATCGGGTCCAGGAGGAGCTGAGCAGGGTGATCGGAAGCCGCCAAGTTTGCGCTGATGATCGCAAGAACCTTCCCTACACCGACGCCGTCATCCATGAGATTCAGAGGTTCAGCAACATCGCAACCACAAACCTTCACCACCGAACCAGCCAGGACATCACCTTCCAGGGCCACTTCATCGAAAAGGTTTGCTTCTTTCTCGGTGACACCGTTTGGATGTACGGTATAACATCATCTCCCCCACATGCAGGGCACCGTTGTTTTGCCTCTCCTTTTTTCTGTCCACTGCGATAAGAGTGAGTGGGAGACACCAAGAGCCTTCAACCCTTCCCACTTCCTGGATGAGGAGGGTAAATTCATCAAGCGGGATGCCTTCATGCCCTTCTCTGCAGGTACAACCTCTCAAGTCTGGAAaagtggttgaaaaacatggccgccatgaagCAAAACATCAATCAAACAAGTCTACTCATTCTGATTGAAGGCCGCAGGGCTTGTCTCGGCGAAGGTCTGGCCCGGATGgagctcttcctcttcttctccacCCTCCTTCAGCGCTTTCGCTTCACGCCTCCCCCAGGGATGTCGGAGGACGAGCTGGATTTGACGGCAGTGGTGGGCTTGACGCTCAGTCCGCCGCATCACCTGCTGTGTGCCGTCAGTCGGTGCTGATGAGCATCAGCGTGATGGCGTCTTTTTTGCATTCCCATGATTTGCAAGCTCACGGATGACACACTTTGTTGTCCAAATGATCCATGTCATgaagtttttttgtcttttgttttttttgtctccatcaatccatccatccattttttgcaCCACTTAGCATTTGAAAATAGATGacacatttttatctttttcagTAATGATAATGTTGATGCTATTTTTCACATCTCTACTTTTTACTAGAATGTAATTTCATTTGCTTAAATAAAAACCTGTCCTTGAAAATATGCAGTTAATGACCAAAACCACATGCTTATTCATGCTTCTACAATTATGTACAAAATATGTATATGATATACCATTTTTAATGAGTTAACTTGGCAAAGCAGTTATACAAGTATAGCCTTTAAATATTCATGCCTATAAAAAGGGTGTGAGGCAGTGccaaaacccaaacaaaagGAAGGAAGAGAGGGTCAGTGTCGAAGACGTCCAGAGCAGAGTGTCATGCACCACTCATTGGTCTTCTCTTAGCTCGCTGAACGATACGGCTCGGTGTTTACGGTCTACTTTGGCATCAAGAAAATGGTGGTCCTGGCTGGATACAAGACGGTGAAAGAGGCTCTGGTCGACCATGCAGAGGAGTTTGGAGAACGCCATGTCTACCCAATATTTGACAATATGAATCATGGTCACGGTAAGAGTATCATCCCTTAAAcatggggtgtcctaactttttccagcgagggtcattggaaaaatgaaaggacacAACCTTGCCACTTGGATATTacaaaatgataacattttttctAATAAGAATGAagcttttttctctgaatattggGGCTTTTTCTTCTAACATTACAGCCATTTATCTTAGTCAAAGTATTTCTATTTGAAATGATTGCAAGGATATTTAAAGTCAGTTTTTGAAGCTGCCGTGCTTTCTAGTTTCGTCCATAGTGTAGctgtagatatagatatagaacaCTCAACCTAGTTGAAgtccaattaaaaagaaaaaggaatgaCTGAATTGAAAATGGGATAATTTATGAAATTCCAAaatttaatgtatatatttcaaaCAATTGCGCTGTGCACCAGACTGGCCGTGATGGTCAGCGGCCAGTTCAagtgcactgaaaaaaatgatttttttggccCTGTAATTATTAcctcaaatattaatttaaattttacattgaataattttattatttaacttcTTTTACTCTAAAATCTCACTCTTTATTTAATGCCTTACTTGATGATTGTGTGTAACTTTGTATCCTcacatttatatgtaaatttGATCACTGACACcaagtaatatttacataactaatgtattgattttacAACCTGATACCAGATACTAAAATgtacttggggaaaaaaacagtaaaccTGGCCCCCTTGTGGACATTCTGCGCATGCGTCAGAGGATTGTTAGCCCTCAGACTTCCCAAGGCAAAGTTGGAGGGCGCCATGTTTTTTTCACGGGAAGACGGTTGAAGGCGACATGGACAGTCGTTTAACAAGGAAATTCATCGATGTGGAGCCATATGGGTATGTCATATGCTTATCTGGCTTTTTTCTGTCACCTGTCCTCATCTCTTTACGTCAGTGTTATAATGTGAAATACTgacgttagcattagctaacCTTTAGcctgccagctagctagctagctatcaacTGCGAGCTTTGTGTAGGTGTTTTCGGTTGCAGAACAGGagatatttatgtttattaaatctgtaaataattcattccttatatatgttatttgattattttggcAGCAGCAGTGTCCAAAGGCATATGGGAACCGCGTGTAGCTTAAATATTTGTTGAAGTATGCTAGCGACCTGAGTCTTGGGGATGCTGTCGGGGAGCGGGAGTTTTTGTACAGCAGCGGAGTTTGTTCAGACcctgaaaatatatcaataatgaCTGAAACCAGCCTGGAAGGATTAGACATTTTGGAGCAAGGTTAGTTCATCTGTGGTCATTTTAATGTAACACATGATATTGTCATGATTTGTCACTACAATGTTGTTTATTCCACTTGTCAACAGCGTCTAAGAAGCAGAGTCCTCTCTGTGTGTAAAACAGCAGCTTGCACCAACTAAGACGCCTGACTGAGAAGGTAACATTACAATAATATGTATATGGTTATTTGAATCTGTAAATGGCAGTTTAGCCTTTTGTtaagttttattgatttaaaagagTTGGATAATGGAGTTCCTCAACAGTATCCCGTTGTGAGGAAAAAGATCTGGTTAGTTTAGGTTAGGTTTCAAGAcacagatgaataaatatttgtatttaaaactaagttgattttgagtgttgtgtttttaaaagatCAACAAATATTGTCAAGCAGCTTTGTAGTTTAGACTAATGTGCACGCAATCTGAAACCATTGTGATGATTTTAGATTTTGTATTGTTgccataattgaaataatttctcAATCTATTTCACAGAATATTGAAGGACGTTGACACTCAATAATTTGGTCTCAAAAGCTTAGACAAGGTAAGATCACAGTACAGCTGTTGAATGACGCCAACATggtttagttattcattcattcattttctatgtcgcttatcctcactagggtgggggtatgctggagcttatcccagctgacttcaggcgagaggcggtatacaccctggactggtggccagccaatcacagggcgcatatagacaaacaaccattcacactcacattcatacctaaggacaatttggagtcgccaattaacctag comes from Doryrhamphus excisus isolate RoL2022-K1 chromosome 15, RoL_Dexc_1.0, whole genome shotgun sequence and encodes:
- the LOC131103333 gene encoding cytochrome P450 2K1-like, translating into MTSGAPAVQTMSPWEDFLASLLSSSSSVLGGVTVLLLLAFASRRFALRETRKGPPGPRPLPLLGNLLQLDLKRLHLNLCELAEEYGSVFTIYLGGVKVVILAGYKTVKEALVTHADVFGERHIVPIFEELSRGHGIIFANGDSWKEMRRFAISTLRDFGMGKRLAEEKIMEECSHLIPIFEKHEGQPFDTTQPLGNATSNVICSIVFGSRFEYDDAHFTTMVERVKDNLLLTGSKQIQLYNNIPWLFSWVQDRQIVLKNFQKNIQHMKDLLAKVKENLNPEDCRGLADCFFMRKQKEDLSDEQNHFSEDNMVQVVLNLFAAGTDTTSTTLRWALLLMVKYPLIQDRVQEELSRVIGSRQVCADDRKNLPYTDAVIHEIQRFSNIATTNLHHRTSQDITFQGHFIEKGTVVLPLLFSVHCDKSEWETPRAFNPSHFLDEEGKFIKRDAFMPFSAGRRACLGEGLARMELFLFFSTLLQRFRFTPPPGMSEDELDLTAVVGLTLSPPHHLLCAVSRC